From Papilio machaon chromosome 2, ilPapMach1.1, whole genome shotgun sequence, the proteins below share one genomic window:
- the LOC123722113 gene encoding integrator complex subunit 9: MKLYCLSSDAAKPCFVLSFKELMIMLDCGLSAQSVLNFLPLPPVPSTRLAALPAYTPPHLNDPLLEGELKECCGRVFVDSIPEFCPPLDKVVDFSQLDVILISNYTCMMALPFITEDTGFKGQVYATEPTLQIGRFYLEELCTWLSAAGGGGAAARRWKELVHVLPGPLAHAARPRAWRRLYGRAALARALSRVRVVGYDERVPLYGALDATPVSSGFCLGSANWVLRTPHEKIAYVSGSSTLTTHPRPINQSALRGADVLLLAALTQTPAHNPDHMLGDLCVHAAVTLRAAGSVLLPVYPSGVLYDLLECLSTHLEGAGLAHVPLYVVSPVADSSLAYSNILAEWVSAGKQARVLVPEEPFPHAALARAGRLRHARALHDDAFSADFRQPCVVFCGHPSLRFGAAVHLVELWANNPAHAIIFTEPDFPYMDALAPFQPLSMKAFHCPIDTSLNYAQANKLVRELRPRELVLPEQYAAAPATPGAAPRPHVFADVPVTVIKRGAARQLAVKRRAARGMLCGELAARALPREMRGGLRGAPLVAALTLRDARLELSAPGAAVPGGAVGAAGAGGAAGAGGAPAESVAAGAPDVAALLRELAREGLGEARVEAGADGCIVHLPRHDTLVHVERHATHVFCEGRADVRQALRRALAACTPHV, translated from the exons ATGAAACTG TACTGCCTGAGCAGCGATGCGGCCAAGCCATGCTTCGTGCTGTCTTTCAAAGAGCTGATGATAATGCTGGACTGCGGGCTGTCAGCGCAGTCGGTGCTCAACTTCCTGCCGCTGCCGCCGGTGCCCAGCACACGACTGGCTGCGTTGCCCGCCTACACGCCGCCCCACCTCAACGACCCCCTGCTTGAAGGG GAATTAAAGGAATGTTGCGGACGGGTGTTCGTAGACAGCATTCCCGAGTTTTGCCCCCCACTGGACAAGGTGGTCGACTTCTCGCAGCTGGATGTGATTCTTATATCCAACTACACCTGCATGATGGCGCTGCCCTTCATCACCGAGGACACCGGCTTCAAGGGACAGGTGTATGCCACTGAACCCACCTTGCAAATTGGAAG GTTCTACCTGGAGGAGCTGTGCACGTGGCTGTCGGCGGCGGGCGGGGGgggcgcggcggcgcggcgctggAAGGAGCTGGTGCACGTGTTGCCGGGCCCGCTGGCGCACGCCGCGCGGCCCCGCGCGTGGCGGCGACTGTACGGGCGGGCGGCGCTGGCGCGCGCGCTGTCCCGCGTGCGCGTGGTGGGGTACGACGAGCGCGTGCCGCTGTACGGGGCGCTGGACGCCACGCCCGTCAGCTCCGGCTTCTGCCTCGGCTCCGCCAACTGGGTGCTGCGCACGCCGCACGAGAAG ATCGCGTACGTGAGCGGGTCGAGCACGCTGACGACTCACCCGCGGCCCATCAACCAGAGTGCGCTGCGCGGCGCCGACGTGTTGCTGCTGGCGGCCCTCACGCAGACTCCGGCGCACAACCCCGACCACATGCTGGGCGACCTCTGCGTGCACGCCGCCGTCACGCTGCGCGCCGCCGGCTCCGTGCTGCTGCCCGTCTACCCCTCCGGCGTGCTCTACGACCTGCTCGAGTGTCTCTCCACGCACCTGGAGGGCGCGGGCCTGGCGCACGTGCCCCTCTACGTCGTGTCTCCCGTCGCCGACTCCTCGCTCGCCTACAGCAACATCCTGGCCGAGTGGGTGTCCGCCGGCAAACAGGCGCGCGTCCTCGTGCCCGAGGAGCCCTTCCCGCACGCCGCCCTCGCGCGCGCCGGCCGCCTGCGACACGCGCGCGCCCTGCACGACGACGCCTTCAGCGCGGACTTCCGCCAG CCCTGCGTCGTGTTCTGCGGACATCCCAGTCTGCGGTTCGGCGCCGCCGTTCACCTCGTCGAGCTGTGGGCCAACAACCCCGCGCACGCCATCATATTCACAG AACCGGACTTCCCGTACATGGACGCGCTGGCGCCCTTCCAGCCGCTGAGCATGAAGGCGTTCCACTGTCCCATCGACACCTCCCTCAACTACGCGCAGGCCAACAAGCTGGTGCGCGAGCTGCGGCCGCGCGAGCTGGTGCTGCCCGAGCAGTACGCGGCCGCGCCGGCGACACccggcgccgcgccgcgcccgcaCGTGTTCGCCGACGTGCCCGTCACCGTCATCAAGCGCGGCGCCGCGCGCCAGCTCGCGGTGAAGCggcgtgcggcgcgcggcATGCTGTGCGGCGAGCTGGCGGCGCGCGCTCTGCCGCGGGAGATGCGCGGCGGACTGCGCGGCGCCCCGCTCGTTGCGGCGCTGACACTGCGCGACGCGCGCCTCGAGCTGTCTGCGCCGGGCGCGGCGGTGCCGGGGGGCGCGgtgggcgcggcgggcgcggggggcgcggcgggcgcagGGGGCGCGCCGGCGGAGAGCGTGGCGGCGGGCGCGCCGGACGTGGCGGCGCTGCTGCGGGAGCTGGCGCGGGAGGGTCTGGGCGAGGCGCGGGTGGAGGCGGGCGCGGACGGATGTATCGTGCACTTGCCGCGACACGACACGCTGGTGCACGTGGAGCGACACGCCACGCACGTGTTCTGCGAGGGGCGCGCCGACGTGCGCCAGGCGCTGCGCCGCGCGCTCGCCGCCTGCACGCCGCACGTGTGA